The stretch of DNA ATTTCTATGGaacatagtttttaaaattcagacagtttgaaaataaaatattgccagccattttattttcaaatgaaaatatttatttttttttgaaaataaaatattgccagccattttattttcaaatgaaaatatttatttttttttcttttgaaagtaaaagttccaagctgtcccaaggtacaacatcatattctaccttgggacacatcctgttgtgctatgggaaagtcttcatgattcaggttcaagtatatggctatTTGCCATATACTTGCTGTTTGCCATAAtcatcaattttactcatttgatactgatttttactatggcaccatttagtggtgaaggttactattagagataacaaaaacatggctgctaaaagtagattcttagaaattaacaGTGTCCCTAGGTACAAACGTCCCAAGGTCCAACACTCTCCCCTACCTtttgaaattattcatttttaatgaaatactagaaaatcggccatcaaggcatgacgggtgaaaattgcttctacatttgaacgaaacaattgacTGTTTGatggtattttgatagttgaaattttaaccctaactccagtggattaaccctaaactccagtagaaagCGTTAATTgtgaaccactttttcgtttcttcattctcataAAACTagtcctaccagtaaaacagttaagtgaccggacgCAGTTTAGCCtcgtcaaaatgaagcatttccctgcatatcaaacattgccaaaaaatatcatcatattATAAGTAACTTTCTGAATtcttggtgcttcaacaatgaaataatgccgtcacgcataCTATGGCGCGAGTTTTGTTGTTGGTAACGTCAGAGCATTACTCGATCCGTGATTTTGGCTACTATATAAATAAGGATAtgagctgtcacgtgcgggacaaagtgacGGTGATTTAAGGAAATATTCGAAAAAGTAAAACATATTGCAATTTTGAGCGAAACAAGGCAGAAGTCTCGTTGGACAGTTGTAAGTAGGTGTGTATTTGTTTGTTCTTTCCACAGCCATTGGCAGATTCTACAGCGCCCTTTATAGTTTATTTAGTTTGCAGATTGCATTTCTAAGATTTTTCAAGGCTGAAGCGATACGCTtgtattaaaaaggaaaaaagtgatTTTGGTTGAAGATTAGCGGCTGAAGGAATGCAatctacaaattttaaataaGCAAACTTCTGCTTGTGAAGCTGTAAAACATTATtattcaaacgattttttttttgagcaatcacgattgcttattgttctcatttgactgttttgatgtcctatcattttatctcagcgccaccctccgcagcgtcaccgtcgaccgggtcctcacgatgctgctcctctagcgaaagccgtctccaggttgcgtccatgtcctacacacacgcgcatacatacacaactacacacgcacgcacacacacatacacatgcacacacatacacctacacacatacacacacgcatacatacagacacctacacatacacacacaaaaacatacacacatacgtacacacaactactcacacattcatgcatacatacagacacctacccgtacacacacacaaacaactacccacacattcatgcctgcacacagacacaaacacatgcctacacacacataccccccactcacacattcatacacacttatgccagcacacagacacaaacacacatgcctacacacacacatacacataccctctacacacaaacacacataccccccacacacaaacacacacgcctacatacacactcgtgattgcgaaaaacataatttgaattcaagatttcaaaatgcaaattaattttttttttaagcacacaatatttcttattgttctcactaCGCGTTCCGATCTTTTTTCCTAATAGACACTGATAGTTTGCTACAGCCCAGTAATGCATcatgaaaaatatcgtctgagagttgaaagtaattttatatattacgaaaaattaaataaaattattctattggcatttttctttatttatttttgtagatGGTAAATATTTTCTTACCTAATTGATTATTATCTTTTAATATTACAATTGTACACATTTTCATTGcatatataatttatattttgatatttttacatgtattatgatttaaatgtttcaatattaCGATTTATCAggactttttttctattaattagtATCAGTAATCAATctaaaaagatattttgaaatttatacaaCATTTTCAGAAATACGAAACAACCAACTATCAAACGTTAAGaccaggaaagaaaaagaagagtatcaaaaaactaaaaaacaatgtttcaaaacctgtctgcaatctttgattaaaaaaattaatattttttgttacaaattcaattttttttattcctttctttctttgtttttccttttcttttttctttcttttttgggtGTGTCCATAAAATAAGAATTGAAGATACActtcttttattaattttcagtATTTCATTGATCCCTTATTTGctcattttaataaacttttttttattgattttcagtattttattgaTTCCTTATTTGCTCATTTAAATCTTTATCACTCCTGTATTACAATTACTGAAGCAAAGCTGCAACTGCATACTACTATAAGCAATGAAAGGATGCATCCAATAAAATCAATCAAATGATCTCATGCCTAACGACAGCGAATCTATTTCTGGGTCTTATAAAAACTAGTagtgttcttttactattccgtAACTATATTTCACCTTGAAAAGAATGATCATTTTGCTCCTGTGACTAATAATCGTAGATCTCTGTCTGTTTTGATTAACAACACTTGATTTAACCCAGTTTCCATGATTGACGTATATCACGACAGATTATTGTATTCCCCTGATTGTCTCATAGCTTATTCCATTGATTGAAGCAGTTGACTTTCAGGATTTTGTTTCACTTCACTTGAAATTTAAGGATAAACGTTTATTTTAACACACtttctttaaaattcttttcGCTTGTTattaactaaaaactaaaattggTGCTGGTCATGTAACAACCCACAGTTTAgtaatattattgttaaaaatatcgGATGCTCTAACTGAAAGTAATTTTatgacataaagaaaaaaaaaaatactctatttctacattttttatttattgtctgtCATAACTtcgcttattttatttcttaactcgCTGTTCCAGGATTGGCaaagttttggacactacggtaaaaaccctggtttttaccatcctgtccaaaacccttgtgtccaaaactgtccgaaatattccaaaactatatttttagaaaaattgtattctgtgagaaaacatcaaaaacagaataaaatgtatcaaagtaatgttttatattgaacatttattcaacggagaacattcaacttatttatgcagctgattgtAATCTAGtcacatagaagttgaattcttgattaaaatttcaatttgtatgcattagtttattattattattattattattttttgataatggtaaccaaatttccctatgtttatgcatgtgtgcaaatgaaagcagggttggcaaggtttttaccattctGTTCAAAACCGTTGTGTCCGAAAgtgttcaaaactattttttgagaaactatattttgtagaaaacaatcaaaaacagaacaaaatgtgtaaatttttttttgactatttaatatttattcaatgtgaacattcaagtataaatatatatgtaacttatttatgcagcggATTTTAATCcagttacgtagaaattaaattcttcattaaaaatttcattttgtatgcagaagtgttcaaaatatagtgcaatgaTTGACTTAAATccaataaattacaattgtttgtagttacagaatgtactatattaaaaataaaaactaaactagtatgttgtggccatcacgaaactttcttctatatttttctttttttttttttttctgatccctccccatgcttgacgaggaagcaatattcccaacaaaaacaaaatgacacttgcaaaaacttgacgactatcaaaatgtctgaattattgcaaaagcaaagcaaagaacgaaaattgaaagttattttaaaagccttgcttgaatgaattacaaatattttatttgttaacaaacataagatggcaacagttcaaaattttaaatcattgagataataattatttcctatcatttccatacaattaaaatcacgagaaatacgcagacgacaatctattacgatttatctttcttattgttgcattaataaaaatatttttattcgcaaaaaaaaaaaaaaaaaaaaaaaaatcaacacctcttggagcgatcggcgtcaaaatagaaccaaagcctgtttacatatggattcacatatattccaaatttcaaccagaacgtagtattacttcttgagatagggcactcaaaatggaaaaaaagaacgggtgattgcgctaccccccttttagctgttgacacaaaaataaaatcagttcttatacccactaagggctacttgccgataaatttttctttcattccgttcattatttcttgagatacagcagtcacaattgacgacaaaaaacgttctacagctcaacccccgtttgagttattgacaccaaaattgaatcagcacctgttcctgttaataccaacatatggaccaaattttgtttgattccgccagttacttcctgaggaatagcaagcacgcgtaactcgaaaaacgtcccattgctccaccccccttggaggaattcgcgccaaaaactaatgggcacaagttcacataggggcacatatgtgtactaaatttcgttcgatttcatgcggtagtttttgttgtagagcggccacaaaaaactggtcacacacagacgtgacacacatacatacacacacacacacacacacacacacacatacatacatacacacacacacacagacagacagacattttccaaaaatggtcgaaatggactcagcacacctcaaaacgttcgaatccgtcaaaattcgaaattcgaaaatttgcacgaatccaatactttcttctatatattagatatagaagaaagtaaaaaagaatagcacaagttttataatataagtgtttaatcataaatttctttttctgtaatctatgatttaaaaaacaattttcgttcaaacatcatgtaaaacttattttcaaaaaaccatttaaaaaataaagcttgtTTTTTGAACCTAAAtgttgcacatttaataacattccttcgagttataaatgaaattgaaattagGTGCATTGGTAGTGttatgaatttcctttcataactctaccaactgttacatgaggaagttttatgtaatagttattggcaattttgttaattaaaatattttttgaatgaacattttggagaaaaatattatcaaatactcattaattaaacctcattaatatctatatttatgcattacgaatattgcagtaaatatgaattgattagattacactccTATAGCTTTAGcacagttttggacagtttaagactgtttcggacagttttagacagtcttggacggtaaaaaccacctgtcctgtcccaaaccagttttggacagtccaaaacccaaaccTGAGCAGTTCAACAGCTTGAATACTCCCCTTTGcagtgatttaagaaattagacaaagaggtaaaacatttataTTCTGCGCGGATATTTTACTCTTTCAGCAGTCAGAGACTGCAGTGCCTCCTGTAGTTTATATGAATTGCTAACTATGTATTAACAACTTTAGTTGTTTAAATAAACTGTAGAAGGCGCTACAGTCTCTGACTAATGTTTTTTTTCGGTACAAGTGCGATGTTGGTAAAGCCTCTTTGAGCAACCATTAGCCAGAGACTACACAGCCTCCTGTAGTTCATTTTAAATTGTGAACTACTTTTTGTATTAACAACTTTTGTAATTCATATAAACTATAGGAGTCGCTGCAGCCTCTGGCTAAcgagttttgtttaaaattaaggcATAAGTGCGATGTCAGTAAAGCCTCTTTGAGCAGCcattagccagagactgcagcgcctcctacAGTTAATTTGAATTGCGAATTCTGTATTAACATTCGTAATTCAAATGTACTGTAGGAGTTTGGAGGTGCTACAGTCTCTCGCTATTGGTGGTTGAAGGAGGTAAACCAAAAGCGACCGACTTACTTAGGATATGATTTTGTCTAATGAGATATATGCTTCGTCTACgtgaaattgaaatgttttgtctctttggctaatttcttaagtTGAAAAGGTGGCGTATTAAAGCTCTGGAATGCGAATGTAGTTTTGTCTTTTATGGTTGTAAAACGGGGAGAGGAAAAATTAATgaagtttaagaaagaaaaaaaaaatccatgtttgTAAATGGAAAACGTCTTCTCCATATTCATTGGAATTGAAGTATGATCACCATTTCCTAAATATATGTTTGAGTATCTCTTTCCACTACTACAAGTATTGGACGAAATTTCATGTTTGAAAATTCAAGTCAATAGGTATGAAAACGGCAAGGAGCCATAACTCTGACTCATTAGAAGCAAGCAAATAAACAGCTATTAGGAATACTAATAACCATTGTCAAAAGAGTGGTTAAGCGTCAGCCGCTTTCGCTCGAAGGCGCCAGTTCAAACCTGGCTCCAGTTGGTGGATTTTCAAGGTGCAAAAAATTAACAGCTTCCATGCCGTACGAAtatgtggcatgtaaaagatcccttgattATTCTTATGTCATGAAGTACTCTCTGCAAAATAAAATTCCTGGTGCAGTTCCGCATTCAAGAGATCCCAGGTGTTTTCATCTGTTGGGGAAACTGGGTACAGAATTGTCGTGCTTATGGGCTATCGTCCGATAGAGGTTCTACTTGAAAGAATGGATGCCGTTCTTTTCACTAGGTCTGAAAATGGTAAAATACCAATGCGTAGCGCAAttataagaagaagaaaaaaaaacatatcaataaTCAACAGGTAGGTAACAATTCGTAACTAGCAATGTTTATGTCAACATCTTTTGCATTTCAGCAATCATATGGGGGAAAATAAGTTTAATGTATCAGTCTGCAAAGTTATCCAGGTAGAATGAAATCATGTCGTGGACATTCGGTTTAATTTCCCACCCTAGCTAGAGATGGATATAATATGAGGTAGTAATTATGGAAGGGAAGACAGCGTAAGGGGTTTTccgcaaatgatgtcacactttgaggggAGAGGGTTGTTCATGAAATtggtgagtttgtgacaagggggagggaggggaatGCAAGAattgtgacatcacgcattttaaTGAGAATGTGCTCATGATAAACAACGTGACAAGTGATGAGGGAAGAGAAGGGACTGGCCCGGCTCCTGGGTTAGGCGACCTAGGCGGCcacctagggcggcaaattttaggggcagcaaatttcgaagtagaacttttttttttaagtatcaataTATGTTTCAGCTTCATAAGTTTCACTGCTTTATTgctaaaaacgaaaatattttagaGTGTGTACATGTGCTTGGATAGGCAAAACATAGTTCAGAATTTGACaagaattcaatttaattttagatgtggcaaattgcgtgatttaaaagtattttgaaaatattaatatctattTCAGTgtcataagatgcactactttagtgttaaaaaaggtaatttaaagtgtgtaccatagtgtttggatatgcaaaacccagtctTGAATTGAACGAGAagctcactttaattttaagcactttacttttatttttattttattaatgtagtattgttttatattattattattattattattattattattatcgaagGGGGGCGGCACATGTCATTATCGTCATGGGCGGCATAAATGCTAGAGCCGGCCCCTGGGAGGGAGTTAAGTGAAGTATGACATCACACATGTTTAGTGAGAATATACTCATGATAAATAGCGTTACTTGTGACAATGGAAGTGGAAGTGGTtaaagtgaagtgtgacactttgtgacaaaggataggagggggggggggggggtaaaaatattgaaaaaaaagtgtaacatcgcTTATGATCAACTCCTAAAAAGAAATTTGTCGGTGTACTTACTTTAGTTTTCTTTTCCAGCCGCTGAAACCGTTCGCGCCACGGAGACCGCTAAAGGGGGTATTAAGTACGAGCTGGTTCTGTCGGAGCCATCTGTGAATGATCCCCCGAAGAAAGATCAGATCACCTCACCACCGAAAACCATGTCTGTGGAAGAGATTGAGCAGAAGCTCAAAGCCGCCGAGGAAAGAAGGCTTGTAAGTACCCAAAGCTATCATAAGCTCCTTCAATTTGATTTAATGGCTCATAAAAGTATAGAGGGTGTGGTTGTCCAAAAAACCTGACATCTTCTAAccacaacttttttaaaaaaaaattatttacaatatttttttctttttatgtagtatgtgtgtgtgtgtgtgtgtgtgtttttgagcaatcacgattgcttattgttcttatttgactgttttgaattcctatcattttattttcccgccagcaccctctgcagcatcaccgtcgaccggctcctcacgatgctgctcctatagcgaaaaccgtctccaggtctccaggttgcgtccatatcctacacacacacacacacgcatacacacacacgcctacacacatacacactcatgcctgcgcacagacacaaacacacactccaacacacacacatacacacactcatgcctgcacacagacacaaacacatatgcctacatactcacacacacacgaacgcctacacacacccgCGCGttcacacacagcactgcatacacaacacgcacacacatgcatacatacatacacacacacacgcaccctcacacatgcgcctacacaaacacacacgcgcattcatacacacacacacactcgtgattgcgaaaaacataatttgaattcaagatgccaaaaattcaaattaatataattttttttttttttttgaggagctaaatagagagagagaaaacaggGTGAGTCGTAAAGACGCACGGTAGAAATGAAACTTAAATACTGCAGGGAAACAATTTAATCCTTCATCAAtaacttttgaatagcatatatTGTATCCATCATCcatttatttctataaaaatatatgtacatttgTTTCACGGAGTCATATTCTTCGTTCTTAAGAGAAATTATCGTTTTCGTACACATAGAGGAAAAGATGTAAATACGGGCAtaggtgtaaatatgggcaccccTCCCCAGTGGCTAAGGGAGATACGGAAGACTGGAGAACCATTTATTGATATAAGATAGAAGAGTGCAGTTGGAAACATTCTACTCAGTAGTGTGAATGCAGCGTGAGTTTCTGTGCAAATTGGTTTTTTTTTGGACTGCTAATTTCATGTTCTTACATtgagttaaaaacaatttcacgGTGCTATCTAGAAAGCGGAGATCTTAAGCTACTTTCAGAAGCACACCTTTAGTCACGCACGCTTTTACGTTTCGTGTGATAGTGGCCATTTGTCTTAGGTGTAGTTGGTGTAAATAAGGGCCCCCATTTAAAGAGTGCCAATAACTACatcatctcttttttttaaacaacaaagtgTCTGTTAAGGTGTTCTATATCAAAACTCCTATGTCTGTTATGATGAAGTAGCctattttgcttcttgattgtgattTCTCATTAACTCTATGTTAATGAACAAAGAAGAAGCACCATAACCAAGATGTAAAACATGCTACCTCATTATAGCAAACATAAGAAGAAAGCgacgtttagccccaagatggcggacgtgtcgctactttatGAAAGATGGCTTCCCTTCCAAAAAGCAACATCAAAATCCCTCTTCTCCACATTCCACTTACGCTCTCAGCTCATCTGAGTGCAAGCAAGATGtagttaaacttttatttatgtttttcatgtTCTGTACTGTGCTTattgcttttcataggtttaaataCGGAATCATGTGTCTGTaatgttttaattcaatttatattaTATGTGTAGGTAAGAAATGATTTGCCATTCGTACAAATCGCCGTTTGAACTGATTTCTAAACCAATTGTGTACGAATATGGAGGTTTCACTTTGCAGTGTTTTCAAATGTTTGCACTCGTGTGAataattctaataattatttttttcatttatagaaGTGTTATAACAGTTCTTGCACCATGTAACCTACCATGTAACCATGTAACCTACATAAATGTAGGTTACATCCTTGTTGCAGTATTGAGTGCATCGTTATACCACAATACTGTTGTTATAACTTTTCCCATTAATTGGCTCTTGTTCTTCATATTTTAGATGTTGGAAGCTGAGAGACTGAACCAaataaacgaaaagaaaaacaaacttcaAGAAGCCAGCCAGAAGCGTCAAGAATTTAACAACAATTTTATCCAATCCACGAA from Uloborus diversus isolate 005 chromosome 5, Udiv.v.3.1, whole genome shotgun sequence encodes:
- the LOC129222283 gene encoding stathmin-1-A-like, yielding MCDSAETVRATETAKGGIKYELVLSEPSVNDPPKKDQITSPPKTMSVEEIEQKLKAAEERRLMLEAERLNQINEKKNKLQEASQKRQEFNNNFIQSTKESLEQKMETFENNREAKLKALQEKLKEHERHIEEVRQSKNLNPPEANEECPVASSG